The following are encoded together in the Flavobacteriales bacterium genome:
- a CDS encoding bifunctional hydroxymethylpyrimidine kinase/phosphomethylpyrimidine kinase — MSLLTVGTVAFDAIETPFGKTDKIIGGAATYIALAASYFTKKINMVSVVGDDFPADALANLRNHGANTDGIQIKEGEKTFFWAGKYHNDMNTRDTLATELNVLADFEPVVLDAYQNCEFLMLGNLTPAVQMSVIDQLKNRPKLVVLDTMNFWMDIMMDELKAVLKKVDVLTINDAEARQLSGEYSLVKAAQIILEMGPQYLVIKKGEHGALLFNKESVFFAPALPLEEVFDPTGAGDSFAGGFIGYLASTRDISFDNMKRAIIFGSAMASFCVEKFGTERLIDLSQDEIDDRVQDFIDLVQFDISLVND; from the coding sequence ATGAGCCTACTTACAGTTGGAACCGTTGCCTTCGATGCTATTGAAACTCCATTCGGGAAGACCGATAAGATAATCGGTGGTGCCGCTACATACATTGCGCTTGCTGCATCTTATTTCACCAAAAAGATCAATATGGTTTCGGTGGTTGGAGACGATTTTCCGGCAGATGCCTTGGCCAATCTGAGGAATCATGGTGCCAATACAGACGGTATTCAGATCAAAGAAGGCGAAAAGACCTTTTTCTGGGCAGGTAAGTATCACAACGATATGAATACGCGCGATACCTTGGCAACCGAACTGAACGTATTGGCCGATTTTGAGCCAGTGGTGCTGGATGCATATCAGAACTGTGAGTTTCTGATGTTGGGCAATTTGACACCGGCTGTTCAAATGTCAGTGATCGATCAATTGAAAAACCGCCCAAAATTGGTGGTGTTGGACACCATGAATTTCTGGATGGACATCATGATGGATGAACTGAAGGCGGTGCTTAAAAAAGTGGATGTGCTGACCATTAACGATGCAGAAGCTCGTCAGCTTTCGGGAGAATATTCGTTGGTAAAAGCAGCTCAGATCATTCTCGAAATGGGACCACAATACTTGGTCATTAAGAAAGGAGAACACGGAGCCTTGCTGTTCAATAAGGAATCGGTGTTTTTCGCACCTGCCTTGCCACTTGAAGAAGTTTTTGATCCAACAGGCGCTGGCGACAGCTTTGCAGGTGGATTCATTGGCTATTTGGCTAGCACACGCGACATTTCATTCGACAATATGAAGCGCGCCATCATTTTTGGCTCAGCAATGGCTTCATTCTGTGTAGAGAAATTCGGAACAGAAAGACTGATCGACCTTTCTCAAGATGAAATCGATGATCGTGTTCAGGATTTCATCGACCTTGTTCAGTTCGATATTTCGTTGGTAAACGATTAA